The proteins below are encoded in one region of Mangifera indica cultivar Alphonso chromosome 7, CATAS_Mindica_2.1, whole genome shotgun sequence:
- the LOC123220665 gene encoding putative 3,4-dihydroxy-2-butanone kinase translates to MELGLEIHCETGAAVVDLQLVDVVVSHVLKQILSRNWCHSMVLMIVAGKAVPNLQLENGLAVNRVYTGFAIFCCLFTLLKRCFI, encoded by the exons ATGGAACTTGGTCTTGAGATT CATTGTGAAACTGGTGCTGCTGTTGTGGACCTTCAACTTGTAGATGTAGTTGTCTCTCATGTGCTTAAGCAGATATTGTCAAGG AATTGGTGCCACTCTATGGTACTGATGATTGTAGCAGGCAAAGCAGTCCCTAACTTGCAATTGGAGAATGGATTGGCTGTCAATAGAGTGTACACCGGTTTTGCTATTTTTTGTTGTCTTTTCACTTTGTTGAAAAGATGCTTCATATGA
- the LOC123220636 gene encoding dihydroxyacetone phosphatase-like, protein MKAKCSFQSTDTTLLKSLDGLRHLAETRCFKAWFLDQFGVLHDGKQPYPGSIPTLEKIATTGAKMVIISNSSRHASTTMEKMKSLGFDTSLFAGAITSGELTHQYLQRKDDAWFATLGRSCIHMTWSDRDVISLEGLGLQVVENVEEAEFILAHGTEALGLPSREARPTSLEDLEKILVLCAAKKIPMIVANPDYVTVEARALSVMPGTLASKYEKLGGEVRWMGKPDKIIYISAMNMVGVDASNSIAVGDSLHHDIKGANAAGIQSVFTTGGIHANELGLSSFGEVADLSSVQTLSSKYDAYPLYVLPAFIW, encoded by the exons ATGAAGGCAAAATGCTCTTTTCAATCTACTGACACCACCCTCTTAAAGAGCCTCGATGGGCTTCGCCACCTCGCAGAAACGCGCTGTTTCAAG GCGTGGTTCTTGGATCAATTTGGGGTCCTTCATGATGGCAAACAACCTTATCCTGGTTCAATTCCTACAT TAGAAAAGATAGCAACCACTGGTGCAAAAATGGTGATCATAAGTAACTCTTCAAGGCATGCTTCAACCACGATGGAAAAAATGAAGAGTCTTGGATTTGATACTTCTCTCTTTGCAGGCGCTATCACTAGTGGAGAATTAACACATCAGTACTTGCAAAG GAAAGATGATGCTTGGTTTGCAACCCTCGGAAGGTCTTGCATTCATATGACTTGGAGTGACCGGGATGTTATATCCCTTGAG GGGCTCGGCCTTCAAGTCGTAGAGAATGTAGAAGAAGCTGAGTTTATTTTGGCCCATGGTACTGAAGCTTTGGGGCTCCCTTCTAGAGAGGCACGTCCTACTAGTCTTGAGGATCTTGAAAAAATATTGGTGCTTTGTGCAGCTAAGAAAATTCCAATGATTGTAGCTAATCCAGATTATGTGACTGTTGAGGCTAGGGCTCTGAGTGTTATGCCTG GTACTTTGGcatcaaaatatgaaaagctAGGAGGTGAAGTGAGATGGATGGGCAAGCCAGATAAG ataatatatatatcggCGATGAACATGGTTGGTGTTGATGCTAGCAACTCCATTGCTGTGGGCGATTCCCTTCACCATGATATTAAGGGAGCCAATGCAGCTGGAATCCAGTCAGTATTTACCACTGGAGGAATCCATGCAAATGAACTTGGACTAAGCAGTTTCGGAGAAGTTGCAGATTTATCTTCTGTCCAAACTCTTTCGTCAAAATATGATGCATATCCATTATACGTGTTACCAGCATTCATATGGTAA